A region of Paenimyroides aestuarii DNA encodes the following proteins:
- the purE gene encoding 5-(carboxyamino)imidazole ribonucleotide mutase, with translation MKVAVVMGSISDMPVMQQAIDILKEFGVETHVDIVSAHRTPEKLVDFSNNAHKNGINIIIAGAGGAAHLPGMVASMSPLPVIGVPVKSSNSIDGWDSVLSILQMPGGVPVATVALNGAKNAGLLAVQILASQNATLLQKMMDYKLGLKEAVLKAAEDLK, from the coding sequence ATGAAAGTAGCAGTAGTAATGGGCAGCATTTCGGATATGCCAGTAATGCAGCAAGCAATAGACATATTAAAAGAATTTGGTGTGGAAACGCATGTGGATATTGTATCAGCACACAGAACACCAGAAAAACTAGTCGATTTTTCGAACAATGCACACAAAAACGGCATCAATATAATCATTGCAGGTGCAGGCGGTGCAGCGCATTTACCGGGAATGGTAGCCAGTATGAGTCCATTGCCAGTGATTGGCGTTCCAGTAAAATCGAGTAATTCTATTGACGGTTGGGATTCGGTTTTATCAATTTTGCAAATGCCAGGCGGCGTTCCTGTGGCAACTGTGGCATTGAACGGAGCAAAAAATGCAGGTTTGTTGGCCGTGCAAATTTTGGCAAGTCAAAATGCAACGTTATTACAAAAAATGATGGATTATAAATTAGGTTTAAAAGAAGCGGTTTTAAAAGCAGCTGAAGACTTAAAATAA
- a CDS encoding alpha/beta hydrolase — MKQAISILKMVKKIALLLVFISCSVCGQQSRLDTFKIYSTALNEDREISIYLPKHFNENINYNVIYSTDGQFINEQYKNKLDHLIDLKKIEPVVIIGVHSNETEIPNSYFEYRNYEYLESMGIGETNTDLSNRFKNHLSFFTAEVPKEIEEKYHLKVKNKYFYGVSNGAGFGFYLACNYPDFFQKYILYSIAGAEYQNLNWELKNYPNLTLAYGDKENKRLIENIKNLSTFLNTKGYNHTIRMYNGGHNRSDWLNQFSEDLKAL; from the coding sequence ATGAAACAAGCCATAAGCATATTAAAAATGGTCAAAAAAATAGCACTTTTATTGGTTTTTATTTCATGTTCCGTTTGTGGGCAACAATCTAGATTAGATACTTTTAAAATCTATAGTACCGCTTTAAATGAAGATAGAGAAATAAGTATTTATCTCCCTAAGCACTTTAATGAAAATATAAACTATAATGTAATCTATTCTACAGATGGTCAGTTCATAAATGAACAGTATAAAAATAAACTGGATCATTTAATCGATTTAAAAAAAATAGAACCTGTCGTTATTATTGGTGTTCATTCTAACGAAACAGAAATTCCCAATAGTTATTTTGAATATCGAAATTATGAGTATTTAGAGAGTATGGGAATTGGAGAAACTAATACAGATTTATCTAATCGATTTAAGAATCATCTTTCTTTTTTTACTGCTGAAGTTCCGAAAGAAATAGAAGAAAAGTATCATTTAAAAGTGAAAAATAAATATTTCTACGGTGTTTCGAATGGAGCTGGATTTGGTTTTTATTTGGCGTGTAATTACCCCGATTTCTTTCAAAAATACATTTTATATTCGATAGCAGGAGCTGAATATCAAAATTTAAATTGGGAGTTAAAAAACTATCCAAATCTGACCCTTGCATACGGAGATAAAGAAAACAAACGATTAATAGAAAACATTAAGAATCTTTCTACTTTTTTAAATACCAAAGGATATAATCATACAATAAGAATGTATAATGGTGGTCATAATAGAAGTGATTGGTTAAATCAATTTAGTGAGGATTTAAAAGCATTATAA
- a CDS encoding RDD family protein has protein sequence MTFLIVSLVVIFLGSNFMEEDNPGKFIITLFSILIPGMFLYFSKDSIKGNSIGKWAMGIMIRDERNPDIVPSYSKLLLRNLLLII, from the coding sequence ATGACCTTTTTAATAGTTTCGCTAGTTGTTATTTTTTTAGGTTCTAATTTTATGGAAGAAGATAATCCAGGTAAATTCATAATTACTTTATTTTCAATTTTGATTCCGGGTATGTTTTTATATTTTTCTAAAGATTCCATAAAAGGTAATAGCATAGGAAAATGGGCTATGGGAATTATGATTCGTGATGAAAGAAATCCTGATATAGTTCCATCATACAGCAAATTATTATTAAGAAACTTATTGCTTATTATTTAG
- a CDS encoding 5-(carboxyamino)imidazole ribonucleotide synthase yields MNYFSSDFKLGILGGGQLGKMMLTETRKFDIQTYVVDPSTEAPCQFGATKFFQGSLTDYDTVMHLGNQVDVLTIEIENVNLEALETLENQGKKVYPSPKTLRLIKNKGNQKDFYTQNNIPTAPYKRYKTLPALRIDVENGVIQLPFVWKATEGGYDGNGVKVVRQAIDLEHLPETECIAETMIPFKNELAVIVARSASGEIKTYPVVEMEFHPEANQVEYVICPARIDETVANKAREIALKVSESFNHVGLLAVEMFQRADDEILVNEVAPRPHNSGHYSIEASYTSQFEQHIRAVLDLPLGNTDSKVAGIMVNLVGEEGFTGDVVYENIEKIMAIDGVTPHIYGKRETRPFRKMGHVTIVNENMAEARKVAQQVKETIRVISK; encoded by the coding sequence ATGAATTATTTTTCATCGGATTTTAAATTAGGAATTTTAGGTGGTGGACAGTTAGGCAAAATGATGCTTACAGAAACCCGAAAATTTGATATTCAAACCTATGTTGTCGATCCAAGTACAGAAGCACCTTGCCAATTTGGAGCCACAAAATTTTTTCAAGGTTCGCTAACCGATTACGATACCGTGATGCATTTAGGAAATCAGGTTGATGTTTTAACCATCGAAATTGAAAATGTAAATCTAGAAGCTTTAGAAACCTTAGAAAACCAAGGCAAAAAAGTATATCCGTCGCCAAAAACCTTGCGATTGATTAAAAACAAAGGCAATCAGAAAGATTTTTATACTCAAAACAATATTCCAACTGCGCCTTACAAACGTTACAAAACACTACCCGCATTAAGAATAGATGTGGAAAACGGCGTAATACAACTTCCTTTTGTATGGAAAGCAACCGAAGGTGGTTACGATGGAAATGGTGTAAAAGTGGTGCGCCAAGCCATTGATTTGGAACATTTACCAGAAACCGAATGCATTGCCGAAACCATGATTCCGTTTAAAAACGAATTGGCGGTGATTGTGGCACGTTCGGCATCGGGCGAAATAAAAACCTATCCGGTGGTAGAAATGGAGTTTCACCCAGAAGCCAATCAGGTAGAATATGTGATTTGTCCGGCACGTATCGATGAAACTGTTGCAAACAAAGCCCGTGAAATTGCTTTGAAAGTTTCAGAAAGTTTCAACCATGTAGGCTTGTTGGCAGTAGAAATGTTTCAAAGGGCCGATGACGAAATTTTAGTAAACGAAGTAGCTCCGCGTCCGCACAATTCAGGTCATTATTCCATTGAAGCGAGTTATACTTCGCAATTTGAACAACACATTCGTGCTGTTTTAGATTTACCTTTGGGAAATACCGACAGTAAAGTAGCCGGAATCATGGTAAATTTAGTGGGCGAAGAAGGTTTTACAGGCGACGTTGTTTATGAAAACATCGAAAAAATCATGGCGATTGATGGGGTTACACCGCATATTTACGGAAAACGTGAAACACGTCCGTTCCGTAAAATGGGACACGTAACCATTGTCAACGAAAACATGGCCGAAGCCCGCAAAGTAGCCCAACAAGTGAAAGAAACTATCCGAGTGATTTCGAAGTAG
- a CDS encoding hemolysin family protein, which translates to MDAIPLSTLSMVMADSLSDEVSVWKLILTLFLVFLNGFFVAAEFAIVKVRASQIEVYKGIKSSSANAAKKILTHLDSYLAATQLGITLASLGLGWVGESSLTPLILKLFNVLGFSGPEYAAVAHNISFPIAFAIITILHIVFGELAPKSLAIQYPTQTTFAVSWPLRIFYTVFKPVIWTMNGLANVILRAIGITPVHGGDIHTEEELKMIISESQEGGAIEQTERDLIQNVFDFDDRRVINVYTLKKNVSSLDVHTPIKEAVDFCISEGYSRYPVYDETKENILGLLYTKDLFREFTKNGENFTIATILREPIFVSETTLIKNLLKKFQLEHSQVAIVTNEVGEFSGLVTLEDILEELVGEIQDEYDNEEPIVNNIADGIFIVNSHENISDINRFLPYLFEESEHYDTLAGLISETRNNTSEEDIQEGDHIDFEYYTGTVLKMYRNSVESIQLVVKPEFMEENPVNDSELE; encoded by the coding sequence ATGGATGCAATACCCCTGAGTACCTTATCAATGGTTATGGCTGACAGTTTATCTGATGAAGTATCGGTCTGGAAGCTTATTTTAACTTTATTTTTAGTTTTTTTAAACGGATTTTTCGTTGCAGCAGAGTTCGCAATTGTTAAAGTTCGCGCTTCACAAATCGAAGTTTACAAAGGCATTAAATCTTCTTCTGCAAACGCAGCAAAAAAAATACTTACTCATTTAGATTCATACTTAGCTGCCACCCAATTAGGAATCACCTTAGCATCGCTTGGCTTGGGTTGGGTTGGTGAAAGTTCGCTTACACCGCTTATTTTAAAATTGTTTAATGTTCTTGGTTTTTCTGGGCCGGAATATGCAGCGGTGGCACACAATATTTCGTTCCCGATTGCTTTTGCCATTATCACCATTTTGCATATTGTTTTCGGAGAATTAGCTCCTAAATCATTGGCTATTCAATATCCCACACAAACAACTTTTGCTGTTTCTTGGCCATTGCGTATTTTCTATACGGTTTTTAAACCCGTAATCTGGACCATGAATGGTTTGGCAAACGTAATTCTTAGGGCCATTGGTATCACGCCGGTTCACGGGGGCGATATTCACACCGAAGAAGAACTAAAAATGATCATCTCTGAAAGTCAGGAAGGCGGTGCTATTGAACAAACCGAACGCGATTTGATTCAAAATGTGTTCGATTTTGACGACCGCCGCGTTATAAATGTATATACCTTAAAGAAAAACGTTTCTAGTTTAGATGTGCACACACCTATTAAAGAAGCGGTTGATTTTTGTATTTCCGAAGGATACTCGCGCTATCCGGTTTACGATGAAACGAAAGAAAACATTTTAGGTTTACTTTATACAAAAGATTTGTTTAGAGAGTTTACAAAAAATGGAGAAAATTTTACAATAGCCACTATCTTAAGGGAACCCATTTTCGTTTCGGAAACTACTTTGATTAAAAACCTTTTAAAGAAATTTCAGTTAGAACATTCGCAGGTTGCTATTGTAACAAACGAGGTGGGCGAATTTTCTGGCTTGGTAACTTTAGAAGATATCTTAGAAGAATTGGTGGGTGAAATTCAAGACGAATACGACAATGAAGAGCCGATTGTAAACAACATCGCCGACGGTATTTTTATTGTGAATTCGCACGAAAATATTTCAGACATCAATCGTTTCCTTCCTTATTTATTTGAAGAAAGCGAGCATTACGACACATTGGCCGGATTGATCTCGGAAACCCGAAACAACACTTCGGAAGAAGACATTCAAGAAGGCGATCATATTGATTTTGAATACTACACAGGAACTGTTTTAAAAATGTACCGCAATTCGGTGGAATCAATACAATTAGTCGTTAAACCAGAATTTATGGAAGAAAATCCTGTTAATGACAGCGAATTAGAATAA
- the hpt gene encoding hypoxanthine phosphoribosyltransferase — protein sequence MELQILDKTFVPFISAAEIDKEIQRIAKDLHNNFQNEVPVFLVVLNGAFMFAADLLKHYTTPAQVSFVKVASYQGTETTGKVNQLLGLDVDLTNKHVVIVEDIVDTGTTITAIQQVINTQKVKSMQVAALFFKPEAYTQTVEISHVGFRIPNKFIVGYGLDYNKQGRNLPEVYQIK from the coding sequence ATGGAACTTCAAATATTAGATAAAACGTTCGTGCCTTTTATTTCTGCTGCTGAAATTGATAAGGAAATTCAGCGTATTGCTAAAGATTTGCACAACAATTTTCAAAACGAAGTTCCGGTTTTTTTAGTAGTGTTAAACGGTGCATTTATGTTTGCAGCCGATTTATTGAAGCATTACACAACCCCCGCACAAGTTTCGTTTGTTAAAGTGGCTTCTTATCAAGGAACAGAAACCACAGGCAAAGTAAATCAATTACTGGGGCTTGATGTGGATCTTACCAACAAACACGTGGTAATTGTAGAAGACATAGTAGATACAGGCACTACTATTACCGCAATTCAACAAGTAATAAACACACAAAAAGTAAAAAGTATGCAGGTTGCTGCGTTGTTTTTTAAGCCCGAAGCCTACACACAAACGGTGGAAATTAGCCATGTGGGTTTTCGCATTCCCAATAAATTTATTGTGGGATATGGGTTGGATTACAACAAACAAGGCAGAAATTTACCGGAAGTTTATCAAATAAAATAA
- a CDS encoding adenylate kinase yields the protein MIAIVLFGKPGAGKGTQAEFLKDKYNLTHISTGDVFRYNIKNETELGKKAKEFMDHGELVPDSITIDMLKNEVKKNMDKAGFLFDGFPRTIAQAEALDAFLQSIHLEVTATIALEANDEVLVQRILERGKTSGRPDDQDEAKIRTRYEEYNEKTAPLIDYYKKQNKYHAVNGIGSIQEITERLSAVIDQF from the coding sequence ATGATTGCAATAGTTTTATTCGGAAAGCCAGGTGCCGGAAAAGGTACACAGGCAGAATTTTTAAAAGATAAATACAACCTTACGCACATATCAACGGGCGATGTTTTTAGATATAACATTAAAAACGAAACCGAATTAGGAAAAAAAGCAAAAGAATTCATGGATCATGGCGAATTGGTTCCCGATTCAATTACTATTGATATGCTAAAGAACGAAGTGAAAAAAAATATGGACAAAGCCGGGTTTTTGTTTGATGGTTTTCCAAGAACCATTGCACAAGCCGAAGCGTTGGATGCTTTTCTACAATCGATTCATTTAGAAGTAACAGCAACTATTGCTTTAGAAGCAAACGATGAAGTGTTGGTGCAACGCATTTTAGAACGCGGAAAAACATCGGGCAGACCAGACGATCAAGACGAAGCAAAGATTCGTACACGTTATGAAGAATACAACGAAAAAACAGCTCCATTGATCGATTATTATAAAAAGCAAAACAAATACCACGCTGTAAACGGTATAGGATCTATCCAAGAAATTACCGAAAGATTAAGCGCCGTAATTGATCAATTTTAA
- the obgE gene encoding GTPase ObgE, with protein sequence MTEGNFVDYVKIYVASGKGGKGSSHLHREKFIEKGGPDGGDGGRGGHVIIRGNESLWTLHHLRFQRHIKAGHGGDGGSSRSTGADGEDRYIDVPLGTVVKDKETGAFLFEITENGEEKILAKGGKGGLGNWHFRSSTNQTPRYAQPGIPGEELDIILELKVLADVGLVGFPNAGKSTLLSVLTSAKPKIGDYPFTTLKPNLGIVEYRDFKSFVIADIPGIIEGAAEGKGLGHYFLRHIERNSTLLFLIPADADDIKKEYDILLDELRRYNPEMLDKDRLIAISKCDMLDDELKAELKTQLDKDFNGLPYIFISSVAQQGLTELKDKLWQMLN encoded by the coding sequence ATGACAGAAGGAAATTTTGTAGATTACGTAAAGATATATGTAGCATCGGGTAAAGGTGGTAAAGGTTCATCGCATTTGCACCGCGAAAAGTTTATTGAAAAAGGCGGACCCGATGGAGGAGATGGCGGTCGTGGAGGTCACGTAATTATTCGCGGCAATGAAAGTTTATGGACGCTGCATCATTTACGTTTTCAACGACATATAAAAGCCGGACACGGTGGCGATGGCGGAAGCTCTCGAAGCACAGGTGCCGATGGCGAAGACCGTTACATCGATGTTCCGTTGGGAACAGTTGTAAAGGATAAAGAAACCGGAGCGTTTTTGTTTGAAATCACTGAAAACGGCGAAGAAAAAATCTTGGCAAAAGGTGGTAAAGGCGGTTTGGGTAACTGGCACTTTCGCTCATCAACCAATCAAACGCCGCGCTATGCACAACCAGGAATTCCCGGTGAAGAGCTCGATATTATTCTAGAATTAAAAGTGTTGGCAGATGTTGGTTTGGTTGGCTTTCCCAATGCAGGAAAATCTACTTTATTGTCGGTTTTAACATCGGCAAAACCAAAAATTGGCGACTATCCGTTTACAACCTTAAAGCCAAACTTAGGAATTGTGGAATACCGCGATTTTAAATCATTTGTAATTGCCGATATTCCAGGAATTATTGAAGGTGCTGCCGAAGGAAAAGGGTTGGGGCATTATTTTTTGCGACATATTGAGCGAAACTCTACGTTACTGTTTTTAATTCCTGCCGATGCAGACGATATCAAGAAAGAATACGATATTTTATTGGATGAATTAAGAAGATACAACCCCGAAATGCTGGATAAAGACCGTTTAATTGCCATTTCTAAATGCGATATGTTAGACGATGAATTAAAAGCGGAACTGAAAACCCAATTGGATAAAGATTTTAATGGACTTCCATATATTTTTATATCATCGGTTGCGCAACAAGGTTTAACCGAACTGAAAGATAAACTGTGGCAAATGTTGAATTAA
- a CDS encoding tetratricopeptide repeat-containing sensor histidine kinase, which yields MKFQYPILLLFAWFCFSCQKKEMVFNEKKTAVKTIDSLYNLSFSDNRSINDQIQLTNKAMYLAEKEAIDSLLLKGISNKAYHFMAIFPDSSDYYINQLIATSKEKNNKKYLAYSYTLKGNSFYNNAQYDSAYYYFKNANVVYFDFNDSLSLAYNQLMMARIHYFYNDYNTSEELATQALEYLKKKNNSYIIETYNILGSIYKKSDKYDEAITYYQKAIALTDKKSLEESYLRNNIASLYIASHQYEKAKNILYNLLDSELVNNDENLKSAVLLNIGNALFSQDHNDGLPQLSQSLQIREKAHLELLSIENYIEIADYFALKDPSVATNYLKKALALATKHKSIDNKILALKRLISLNKKNAETYSEEYIRLNDSITSVRNQAKNQFAKMRFDYSKELEQNQVLKSRAIENQLVIQKQKNNQLILCSIIVFVTIAFYFIYYYLRNKHQKEKITENYKTEQRIAERIHDELANDVYQTLSFAEHTNLSDENNKEKLLDYLEDVYHRTRNISKENSVIPTEKEYLPYLKNLFLEFQDTQVKIITAGVENFPFDDLDAIKKMVLYRIIQELLVNMKKHSQADLVVLKFLKSNKYAEIQYTDNGVGLDKNEKKLKNGLQNVETRIKTINGSISFDPEIKKGIKIIIQFPL from the coding sequence ATGAAGTTTCAATACCCTATTTTATTGCTTTTTGCATGGTTCTGTTTTTCTTGTCAAAAGAAAGAAATGGTTTTTAATGAGAAAAAAACTGCTGTAAAAACAATTGATTCCCTTTATAATTTATCGTTTTCTGACAATCGTTCTATAAATGATCAAATTCAGTTAACAAATAAAGCAATGTATCTTGCAGAAAAAGAAGCTATTGACTCGTTGCTTTTAAAAGGAATCAGCAACAAAGCCTATCATTTTATGGCGATTTTTCCAGATAGTTCAGATTATTACATCAACCAACTCATTGCAACTTCAAAAGAGAAAAACAATAAAAAATACTTGGCGTATTCCTATACTTTAAAAGGAAATTCTTTTTACAACAATGCGCAATACGATAGTGCGTATTATTATTTTAAAAATGCCAATGTGGTTTATTTTGATTTTAATGACAGTTTATCGCTGGCATACAACCAATTAATGATGGCACGCATTCACTATTTTTACAACGATTATAATACAAGTGAAGAATTGGCTACGCAGGCTTTGGAATATCTAAAGAAAAAAAACAACTCTTATATAATTGAAACATATAATATTTTAGGAAGTATTTATAAGAAATCGGATAAATATGACGAAGCCATTACCTATTACCAAAAAGCAATAGCACTTACAGATAAAAAATCTTTAGAAGAAAGTTATTTAAGAAATAATATTGCTTCATTGTATATAGCTTCACACCAATATGAAAAAGCAAAAAACATACTTTATAATTTATTAGACTCTGAGTTAGTAAATAATGATGAAAATCTAAAATCGGCTGTTTTATTAAATATAGGAAATGCTTTGTTTAGTCAAGATCATAACGATGGTTTACCACAGTTGTCGCAATCTTTACAAATAAGAGAAAAAGCACATTTGGAGCTATTATCGATTGAAAACTATATTGAAATAGCTGATTATTTTGCGTTAAAAGATCCATCTGTTGCCACAAATTATCTAAAAAAAGCATTGGCATTAGCAACCAAGCACAAAAGTATCGACAATAAAATTTTGGCTTTAAAAAGGCTGATTTCTTTAAATAAAAAAAATGCAGAAACATATTCCGAAGAATATATTCGCTTGAATGATAGTATTACTTCAGTGCGAAATCAAGCAAAAAACCAATTTGCTAAAATGCGTTTTGATTATTCAAAAGAATTAGAGCAAAACCAAGTGTTGAAGTCGAGAGCAATTGAAAATCAATTGGTGATACAAAAACAAAAAAACAATCAATTGATATTGTGCAGCATTATTGTTTTTGTGACCATCGCTTTCTATTTTATATATTATTACCTCAGAAACAAACACCAAAAAGAAAAAATTACCGAAAATTACAAAACCGAACAACGCATTGCAGAACGGATTCACGATGAATTGGCAAACGATGTGTATCAAACGCTTTCCTTTGCAGAACACACCAATTTGTCCGATGAAAACAACAAAGAAAAGTTGTTGGATTATTTAGAAGATGTGTACCACCGCACCCGCAATATATCAAAAGAAAACAGCGTAATTCCCACCGAAAAAGAGTATCTGCCTTATTTAAAAAATTTGTTTTTAGAATTTCAAGATACGCAGGTAAAGATTATTACAGCAGGTGTTGAAAATTTTCCTTTTGATGATTTAGATGCTATAAAAAAAATGGTTTTATACAGAATTATTCAAGAATTATTGGTGAATATGAAAAAACACAGTCAGGCAGATTTAGTGGTTTTAAAGTTTTTAAAATCAAATAAATATGCCGAAATACAATATACCGATAACGGCGTTGGCTTGGATAAAAATGAAAAAAAATTAAAAAATGGACTTCAAAATGTGGAAACCCGCATAAAAACCATAAACGGAAGTATTAGTTTTGACCCAGAAATAAAAAAAGGAATCAAAATCATCATTCAATTTCCTTTATAA
- a CDS encoding helix-turn-helix domain-containing protein, whose translation MFKKVLIAEDIDSISLGVVTALENYSEMEIHHSKYCDDALLKIKKALQDNQPFDLLISDLSFKTDHQKTELKSGEELVQAAKELQPEIKIIIYSIEERMAKIKSMFDNNLINAYISKGRNSTQELKKALANLYEKGGKYIPESLQSKLLETSVFEIEAQDIELLQLLAKGYSRDEISEVFYTKNYASASLSSVEKRINRLKIHFNSRNITHLVSQTKDIGLI comes from the coding sequence ATGTTTAAAAAAGTTTTAATAGCAGAAGATATCGACAGCATCAGTTTGGGTGTGGTAACCGCTTTGGAAAACTATTCCGAAATGGAAATTCACCATTCAAAATATTGCGACGATGCGCTGTTAAAAATCAAAAAAGCATTGCAAGACAACCAACCATTCGATTTATTGATTTCCGATTTGTCATTTAAAACCGATCATCAAAAAACCGAATTAAAATCGGGCGAAGAGCTGGTGCAGGCAGCAAAAGAGCTACAACCCGAAATTAAAATCATCATTTATTCGATAGAAGAACGCATGGCAAAAATTAAAAGTATGTTTGATAATAATTTGATAAATGCCTATATTTCTAAAGGTCGAAACAGCACACAAGAACTCAAAAAAGCCTTAGCAAATCTGTATGAAAAAGGCGGTAAATACATACCTGAAAGCTTGCAAAGCAAACTGCTTGAAACATCGGTTTTTGAAATAGAAGCCCAAGACATAGAACTTTTACAACTATTGGCAAAAGGCTATTCGCGCGATGAAATTTCAGAAGTTTTTTACACTAAAAATTATGCATCGGCAAGTTTAAGCAGTGTTGAAAAACGCATCAATCGGCTGAAAATTCATTTTAATTCCCGAAACATCACCCATTTGGTAAGCCAAACCAAAGACATTGGCTTAATATAA
- a CDS encoding retropepsin-like aspartic protease — MKKFFVLLLMFFCIKLKAQNASELIYSGKLSATVKSTNISGIFLEDGWIFMKGSIDGKERLFLYDTGAMITVLSKELVSNKGSDNKISLEDPTGTTTDSSLILTDIRFNDFNFEKIVCAVADLSSFQNQSCRKIDGIIGANLLKLANWKLEPSNGKVTSSKEPFIPAFSSSGIDIEYYNKLLPLIEISLDNKKQWVLIDTGSTSYLELNNDFIKSSKFKKQKKITVEGINITINGEDRRTTALIYVEEFTLQGISFKNLPTLISKDKPIIGSKFINGVTTIFNFSENKLYLDSQKESVVFNSLKNFDMNFCLNEKNQLSVCFLWDKSNSGIKYGDQVIKINGESIDILSDEDYCRIKQNILEQDNINVTIKSNREQLNFSLTKKNR, encoded by the coding sequence ATGAAGAAGTTTTTTGTTTTATTATTAATGTTTTTTTGTATAAAATTAAAGGCTCAGAACGCTAGTGAGTTGATTTATTCTGGCAAATTGTCTGCTACAGTAAAAAGTACTAATATTTCTGGTATTTTTTTAGAAGACGGTTGGATTTTTATGAAAGGCAGTATTGATGGTAAAGAGAGGTTGTTTTTGTATGATACAGGAGCAATGATTACTGTTTTGTCAAAGGAACTTGTAAGTAATAAGGGAAGCGACAATAAAATTTCATTGGAAGACCCTACAGGTACAACAACGGATAGCAGTCTAATCTTGACAGATATCCGTTTTAATGATTTTAATTTTGAAAAAATTGTATGCGCAGTAGCAGATCTGTCTTCTTTTCAAAATCAGTCTTGTAGAAAAATAGACGGTATTATTGGCGCAAATTTATTAAAGTTGGCAAATTGGAAATTAGAACCTTCTAATGGTAAAGTCACTTCTTCAAAAGAACCTTTCATTCCAGCTTTTAGTAGTTCTGGAATTGATATCGAATATTATAATAAACTGTTGCCTTTAATAGAAATCTCTTTAGATAATAAAAAACAGTGGGTTTTAATAGATACAGGAAGCACTTCGTATTTAGAGTTGAATAATGATTTTATAAAAAGTAGCAAGTTTAAAAAGCAAAAAAAAATTACAGTAGAAGGTATCAATATAACCATAAATGGAGAAGATAGGAGAACAACAGCTTTGATTTATGTAGAAGAATTTACTTTACAAGGAATATCTTTTAAAAACCTACCTACTTTAATATCAAAAGATAAACCTATTATAGGTTCAAAGTTTATTAATGGAGTTACTACAATCTTTAATTTTTCGGAGAATAAGCTATACTTGGATTCACAAAAAGAATCGGTGGTATTCAATTCTTTGAAAAATTTCGATATGAATTTCTGCCTGAATGAAAAGAATCAGTTGTCAGTTTGCTTTCTGTGGGATAAATCAAATTCGGGAATCAAGTATGGTGATCAGGTAATTAAAATCAATGGAGAGTCAATAGATATTTTAAGCGATGAAGATTATTGCCGTATAAAACAAAATATCTTAGAGCAAGATAATATCAATGTAACTATTAAATCAAACAGAGAACAACTAAACTTCAGTTTGACTAAAAAAAATAGATAG
- a CDS encoding thermonuclease family protein, producing MKHLISLFFLATFTFCGSNKNEFHDTSAANKEWYLVTKVVDGDTFWVDNGTSKGIKIRLTGIDAPESQKRWKREEGYYGKESKAYLTQLIKGKKVRLETDIDSLDRYGRTLSYVYLEDNTFVNAIMIKEGYAVIMTVPPNVQHADYFFKLQKEARENNRGLWKQ from the coding sequence ATGAAACACCTTATTTCCCTCTTTTTTCTTGCAACATTTACCTTTTGCGGTTCTAACAAGAACGAGTTTCACGATACTTCAGCAGCCAATAAAGAATGGTATCTGGTTACAAAAGTGGTAGATGGCGATACTTTTTGGGTGGATAACGGCACATCGAAAGGAATAAAAATTCGGTTGACAGGAATAGATGCGCCCGAATCGCAAAAACGTTGGAAAAGAGAAGAAGGTTATTACGGAAAAGAATCGAAAGCCTATTTAACCCAGTTGATAAAAGGAAAAAAAGTTCGTTTAGAAACAGATATTGATTCTTTAGACCGATACGGTAGAACGTTGTCTTATGTGTATTTAGAAGACAACACGTTTGTAAATGCCATTATGATAAAAGAAGGTTACGCCGTAATAATGACCGTGCCACCCAATGTGCAACACGCCGACTATTTTTTCAAACTACAAAAAGAGGCACGTGAAAATAATCGCGGATTATGGAAGCAATAA